Proteins encoded within one genomic window of Formosa agariphila KMM 3901:
- a CDS encoding MerR family transcriptional regulator, producing MSNYTMAQIVSLTGIKSHTLRKWESRYNFLVPLRTDTNIRYYTDEQLKKLLNISILTRNGFRISKIDKMSEEEIHEAVSKIVLIGSSEDEVSALILSMINLNEDEFDATISAEILRTGLTSTITGLIYPFLAQVGVLWGANKVMPAQEHFISNLIRQKIFSAIELLPKPLPNAAKAILFLPENENHEIGLLLASYIAQNIGWRVYYLGQNVPNENIKMVVDITNPNVLVTMFTTHSKKSVESRLKGLTDELDIPIIVSGYIEHPEDLKSISENIHFLNKPDEFIPLLKTIETKLHSVLN from the coding sequence ATGAGCAATTATACCATGGCGCAAATCGTGTCTTTAACAGGCATTAAATCGCATACTTTAAGAAAATGGGAAAGCCGTTATAATTTTTTAGTCCCATTACGTACGGACACAAATATTAGATATTATACAGACGAGCAATTAAAGAAATTGCTGAATATTAGCATTCTAACACGTAATGGTTTTAGAATTTCTAAGATTGATAAGATGTCTGAAGAAGAGATTCACGAAGCGGTGTCTAAGATTGTTTTAATTGGTTCTTCGGAAGATGAAGTAAGCGCTTTAATACTAAGCATGATTAATTTAAACGAAGATGAGTTTGATGCCACTATAAGTGCTGAAATTCTTAGAACGGGCTTAACCTCTACCATTACAGGGCTTATTTACCCTTTTCTAGCTCAAGTTGGTGTGCTTTGGGGTGCTAACAAAGTGATGCCCGCACAAGAGCATTTTATCTCGAACTTAATTAGACAAAAAATATTTTCGGCAATAGAATTATTACCAAAACCGTTGCCAAACGCTGCTAAAGCCATATTGTTCTTACCAGAGAATGAAAATCATGAAATAGGATTATTACTCGCTTCTTACATTGCTCAGAACATAGGTTGGCGAGTCTATTATCTAGGTCAAAATGTGCCAAACGAGAATATTAAAATGGTGGTAGACATTACAAATCCAAATGTTTTAGTGACGATGTTTACAACACATTCTAAAAAATCTGTAGAATCTAGACTTAAAGGGCTAACAGACGAGTTAGACATTCCAATAATTGTTTCTGGTTATATTGAACATCCTGAAGATTTAAAATCGATATCAGAAAACATTCATTTTTTGAATAAACCCGACGAATTTATTCCCTTATTAAAAACTATTGAAACAAAATTACACAGTGTATTAAACTGA
- a CDS encoding DUF2092 domain-containing protein codes for MKKYITIFVLSILPYAMMAQNKEKQIDLDAILLFDQMGEAIGDLSSVSFHLSTTNEVLNADKKIETEYNECDVKMVGPDKMVVKQHSKDKHSAYYYNGEVITYYSFKENNYITVDAPANIIDMIDFMHDNFSMDFPAADFFYPTFTDDIIENFNSITYVGLDLLGGEECNLVKIENENVSVTIWISAEAHTLPKQFEITYKKKDNLKFKGTFSDWQLNPELHSDIFQFTPPASARLISVLIAQS; via the coding sequence ATGAAAAAATACATTACAATATTTGTTCTTAGTATTTTGCCGTATGCCATGATGGCGCAAAATAAGGAAAAGCAAATTGATCTTGATGCAATACTGCTTTTTGATCAAATGGGAGAAGCTATTGGAGACTTAAGTTCAGTATCATTTCACTTAAGCACTACCAACGAAGTTTTAAATGCCGACAAAAAAATTGAAACTGAATACAACGAGTGTGATGTTAAAATGGTTGGTCCAGATAAAATGGTAGTAAAACAACACAGTAAGGATAAGCACAGTGCGTATTACTACAATGGTGAAGTTATTACCTATTATTCTTTTAAAGAAAACAATTATATTACAGTAGATGCTCCAGCTAACATTATTGATATGATTGATTTTATGCATGATAATTTCTCTATGGATTTCCCTGCAGCTGATTTTTTCTATCCAACTTTTACAGACGATATCATAGAAAACTTTAATTCTATTACATACGTAGGTTTAGATTTATTAGGTGGCGAAGAATGTAACTTAGTAAAAATTGAAAACGAGAATGTGAGTGTAACAATCTGGATTTCTGCTGAAGCGCATACACTACCAAAGCAATTTGAAATTACTTACAAAAAGAAGGACAATTTAAAGTTTAAAGGAACTTTTAGCGATTGGCAACTTAACCCTGAATTACATTCAGATATTTTCCAATTTACACCTCCAGCAAGTGCACGATTAATTAGCGTTTTAATTGCTCAATCTTAA
- a CDS encoding cryptochrome/photolyase family protein: protein MTHTIFWFRRDLRFTDNTALFEALKSNTNVLPIFIFDDNILNELEPDDARVQFIYKSLERINSELKKHKSSVLCLKGNPLKIWKQLLKDYIIEAVFTNTDYEPYARTRDAEVEGLLHANNITFHKFKDQVIFEPHEILKQDGNPYTVYTPYKNKWLEHFKGVSLKTDLNFKNLHQYEFDFPSLEAIGFKPSSKTVKEFQLEHVGEYAKFRDFPNKDIGSYLGPHLRFGTVSIREIISELKPEHSTFLSELIWREFFMQILFHFPHVVHNNFRSKYDDISWRNNEAEFKLWCEGKTGYPMVDAGMRQLNKTGYMHNRVRMVTAAFLCKHLLIHWTWGEAYFAKHLLDYELASNNGNWQWSAGTGCDAAPYFRIFNPITQLEKFDKNLEYVKTWIPEYGTDTYPEPIVVHKEARLRALDIYKEGIKN, encoded by the coding sequence GTTTAGACGCGATTTAAGATTTACAGATAATACCGCACTTTTTGAAGCTTTAAAAAGCAATACAAATGTGCTTCCTATTTTTATTTTTGATGATAACATCTTAAATGAATTAGAACCTGATGATGCTCGGGTTCAGTTTATTTATAAGTCTTTAGAACGTATTAATTCTGAATTAAAAAAGCACAAATCGTCGGTCTTATGCTTAAAAGGAAATCCGTTAAAAATTTGGAAGCAACTCCTAAAAGATTACATTATTGAAGCTGTATTTACCAACACCGACTACGAGCCTTATGCAAGAACGCGAGATGCCGAAGTTGAAGGTTTATTACATGCTAACAACATTACATTTCATAAGTTTAAAGACCAAGTTATTTTTGAACCTCACGAAATTTTAAAACAAGATGGAAATCCGTATACGGTTTACACGCCATACAAAAACAAATGGCTAGAACATTTTAAAGGGGTGTCGTTAAAAACAGATTTGAATTTTAAAAATTTGCATCAATATGAATTTGATTTTCCCAGTTTAGAAGCTATCGGATTTAAACCTTCTTCAAAAACTGTTAAGGAGTTTCAACTAGAACACGTTGGTGAATATGCTAAGTTTCGCGATTTCCCGAATAAAGATATTGGAAGTTATCTAGGACCGCATTTACGTTTTGGAACTGTGAGTATTCGTGAGATTATTTCGGAATTAAAACCGGAACACAGTACATTTTTAAGTGAATTGATTTGGAGGGAATTCTTTATGCAAATCTTGTTTCATTTTCCTCATGTAGTACACAACAATTTTAGAAGTAAATACGATGATATTTCTTGGCGAAACAATGAGGCTGAATTTAAATTGTGGTGCGAAGGAAAAACTGGCTATCCAATGGTTGATGCAGGTATGCGACAATTAAACAAAACCGGATATATGCATAATCGTGTACGCATGGTCACAGCAGCGTTTTTATGTAAACATTTATTAATTCATTGGACATGGGGTGAAGCCTATTTCGCGAAACATTTATTAGATTACGAATTAGCCTCTAACAACGGAAACTGGCAATGGTCTGCAGGTACAGGTTGCGACGCGGCACCTTATTTTAGAATTTTCAATCCGATTACACAATTGGAAAAATTCGATAAAAATTTAGAGTATGTAAAAACTTGGATTCCAGAATATGGCACCGATACTTACCCAGAACCGATAGTCGTTCATAAAGAAGCACGATTACGTGCTTTAGATATTTATAAGGAAGGAATTAAAAATTAA
- a CDS encoding lycopene cyclase domain-containing protein: MKPFTYLLINLACISIPLVASFYPKHAFYKHWGAFFKANAIIAIFFIIWDYAFTKMGVWGFNPEYLTGVFFGELPLEEILFFVCIPFCCVFSYFAFTYLVKTNPFKSNQHHITTVLIVLTSFIALQYYNHWYTATACGLTAIYLIYLKWKQVDLSYHYLTFLFILPFFFASNGILTGSFLEAPIVWYNDAENMGIRLFTIPVEDSIYGLLLIFLNIEGFRYFESKAV, translated from the coding sequence ATGAAGCCATTTACGTATTTACTAATCAATTTGGCTTGTATATCTATTCCGCTTGTTGCGAGTTTTTATCCGAAGCATGCGTTTTATAAACATTGGGGTGCTTTCTTTAAAGCGAATGCCATTATAGCCATTTTCTTTATTATTTGGGACTATGCGTTTACTAAAATGGGCGTTTGGGGATTTAATCCAGAGTATTTAACGGGTGTTTTTTTTGGTGAATTGCCTCTAGAAGAAATTTTGTTTTTCGTCTGTATCCCATTTTGTTGCGTCTTTTCTTATTTTGCATTTACGTATTTGGTGAAAACGAATCCTTTTAAAAGTAACCAACACCACATAACTACAGTTTTAATTGTACTGACTTCGTTTATAGCACTACAATATTATAATCATTGGTATACCGCTACAGCTTGTGGTTTAACCGCTATATATTTAATATATTTAAAATGGAAGCAAGTAGACCTAAGTTATCATTACTTAACGTTCTTATTTATACTTCCGTTCTTTTTTGCAAGCAATGGTATTCTTACCGGTTCGTTTTTAGAAGCTCCAATAGTTTGGTATAATGATGCTGAAAATATGGGAATTCGATTATTTACAATTCCTGTAGAAGATAGTATTTATGGATTACTTCTCATATTTTTAAATATTGAAGGTTTCCGTTATTTTGAATCTAAAGCCGTTTAA
- a CDS encoding phytoene/squalene synthase family protein — protein sequence MKALFDTSSLKCSKIITKEYSTSFSWGIQLFAPSIRPHIYAIYGFVRYADEIVDSFEGYNQEELFHEFVADYHKALERKISLNPIINAFQEVVRNYDLQEYVVDFLKRMECDLKVTEYDTDEAYKNYIYGSADVVGLMCLRVFVNNDEAQFNALKDSAKYLGSAFQKVNFLRDIKDDTEILGRSYFPNVNKNGLTNMAKADIIKDIESDFNEAYKGIVQLPMESRLGVYLAYKYYLKLLHKLERLDSKRLLYERIRISNPLKLVILTKAYIRYKLNVI from the coding sequence ATGAAGGCACTTTTCGACACATCTAGTTTAAAATGTAGTAAGATAATTACTAAAGAATACAGCACCTCATTTTCGTGGGGAATTCAATTGTTTGCACCATCTATTCGTCCGCATATTTACGCTATCTACGGATTTGTGCGTTATGCCGATGAAATTGTAGATTCTTTTGAAGGGTATAATCAGGAAGAATTATTTCATGAATTTGTAGCCGATTATCATAAAGCTTTAGAACGTAAAATTAGTTTAAATCCTATAATCAACGCTTTTCAAGAGGTTGTAAGAAATTATGATTTACAAGAATATGTAGTCGATTTTCTAAAGCGTATGGAGTGTGACCTTAAGGTAACCGAATACGATACAGACGAAGCTTACAAAAATTATATATATGGCTCTGCAGATGTGGTGGGATTAATGTGTTTACGTGTGTTTGTGAATAACGACGAGGCTCAGTTTAATGCCTTAAAAGATTCGGCAAAATATTTAGGTTCTGCTTTCCAAAAAGTCAATTTCTTAAGAGATATAAAAGACGATACAGAAATTTTGGGACGGTCTTATTTTCCGAATGTAAATAAAAACGGATTGACAAATATGGCTAAGGCCGATATTATAAAAGATATTGAATCCGATTTTAATGAAGCATATAAAGGTATTGTGCAATTACCAATGGAAAGTAGACTTGGCGTGTATTTAGCCTATAAATATTATTTAAAATTGCTTCATAAATTAGAGCGATTAGATTCTAAACGTTTATTATATGAACGAATTCGTATCTCAAATCCACTAAAATTGGTTATTTTAACCAAAGCATATATAAGATATAAACTCAATGTTATTTAA
- a CDS encoding DUF2490 domain-containing protein, whose protein sequence is MLSSTLYNCILSLVVYIFLVSPSYAQDNGGLPVEDNEFTQQLWFDFNPSWTVGDGQKFTGNFGYRTIMPKSWHRIIFKAALEKDFEKLIFKRFNHSEKLLFGTGFFILTTKESDEYGSFEIRPFQGYELGINLSPRIVFKQLFRLEERFVFSDAPENEVFGLRFRYQAQVIFNLAGVLFGEGEGFYIPIAIEGFYNLVSASQFNDVIRVTPGLGYQFNPDFKIDGSAAYHYTQQGNDDGLVRTNDIVFRFRIIKTF, encoded by the coding sequence GTGTTATCTTCTACTTTGTACAACTGTATACTGAGTTTAGTAGTATACATATTTTTAGTATCTCCATCTTATGCTCAAGATAATGGGGGGCTTCCTGTAGAGGATAATGAATTTACACAACAACTTTGGTTCGATTTTAATCCCTCTTGGACTGTAGGAGACGGACAGAAATTTACGGGGAATTTTGGTTATAGAACTATTATGCCTAAAAGTTGGCACCGTATTATTTTTAAAGCTGCTTTAGAAAAGGATTTTGAGAAACTTATTTTTAAAAGATTTAATCACTCCGAAAAATTATTGTTTGGAACTGGTTTTTTTATTTTAACAACAAAAGAAAGTGACGAATATGGTTCTTTTGAAATTAGACCATTTCAGGGCTACGAATTAGGAATTAATTTAAGTCCAAGAATTGTCTTTAAACAATTATTTCGTTTAGAAGAACGCTTCGTGTTTTCGGATGCGCCAGAAAATGAAGTCTTTGGTCTGCGATTTAGATATCAAGCGCAGGTGATTTTTAACTTGGCAGGTGTATTGTTTGGAGAAGGTGAGGGGTTTTACATTCCAATAGCTATAGAAGGATTCTATAATTTAGTAAGTGCCTCTCAATTTAACGATGTTATTCGTGTTACTCCAGGTTTAGGATATCAATTTAATCCCGATTTTAAAATAGATGGTAGTGCAGCATACCACTACACGCAACAAGGAAATGACGATGGTTTAGTAAGAACTAACGATATTGTATTCCGTTTTAGAATTATTAAAACATTTTAG
- a CDS encoding sterol desaturase family protein, with protein MQIVLYIVVTLATFLIMEGITWLTHKYVMHGFLWYLHADHHQPKYPHVFEKNDIFFVIFAIPSIALMYFGIHPELNFLFFIGLGIMFYGMAYFLVHDVLIHQRFKWFSKTKNKYLIGLRKAHKVHHKHLGKEEGECFGMLNVPKKYHEQYKK; from the coding sequence ATGCAAATTGTATTATATATTGTTGTTACCTTGGCTACATTTTTAATTATGGAAGGCATTACGTGGCTAACGCATAAATATGTGATGCATGGTTTTTTATGGTATTTACATGCCGACCATCATCAGCCAAAATATCCGCATGTGTTTGAAAAAAATGATATTTTCTTTGTCATTTTTGCCATTCCTAGTATCGCTTTAATGTATTTTGGAATTCATCCAGAACTAAATTTCTTATTCTTTATTGGTTTAGGAATCATGTTTTATGGTATGGCTTATTTTTTAGTACATGATGTGTTAATTCATCAGCGTTTTAAATGGTTTAGTAAGACTAAAAATAAATATTTAATAGGGTTAAGGAAAGCTCATAAAGTACATCATAAACATTTAGGAAAGGAAGAAGGAGAGTGTTTTGGGATGTTAAATGTGCCTAAAAAATATCACGAGCAATATAAAAAATAG
- a CDS encoding phytoene desaturase family protein: protein MENKNIIIMGSGFSSLAASCYLAQSGFDVTILEKNDTIGGRARQFKKDGFVFDIGPTFYWMPDVFESFFNDFKTATTDFYALKKLNPAYKIYFNKKDSIAIEDDLEKIKSTFETIEPNSGKALQKFIDKSEDNYNIAIKDLVYQPGEHLFEIVNWDTITKSGAFLKTIKKQVASYVKNESLQKILEFPVLFLGAKPSNTPSFYNFMNYADFKLGTWHPMGGMYEVVKGIEKLALSLGVKFKTNSSVTAINVENKRVQSVSTAAEEYPCDVLLSGADYHHTETLLPEAYKQYSESYWDKKTFAPSALLFFVGFDKKLDDVTHHTLFFDTDFVTHAETIYDTKTWPEKPLFYASFPSKTDATAAPEGQEAGIFLMPIAPDLEDTPEIREKYFEKLMSRLEHTVGIDVKSHILFKESYCVNDFKDDYNSFKGNAYGLANTLLQTHVLRPKLKSKKVDNLYFCGQLTVPGPGVPPSLISGKIVSELILKYS from the coding sequence ATGGAAAATAAAAATATAATAATAATGGGATCTGGTTTTTCGTCTTTAGCGGCGAGTTGCTATTTAGCGCAATCGGGTTTCGATGTAACCATCCTCGAAAAAAACGATACCATTGGTGGTCGTGCAAGACAGTTTAAAAAAGATGGTTTTGTTTTCGATATTGGTCCAACATTTTATTGGATGCCCGACGTTTTCGAGTCTTTTTTTAATGATTTTAAGACAGCTACAACCGACTTTTATGCGTTGAAAAAATTAAATCCAGCGTACAAGATTTATTTTAATAAAAAGGATTCTATAGCGATTGAAGACGATTTAGAGAAAATTAAATCGACCTTCGAAACTATAGAACCTAATAGCGGTAAAGCACTTCAGAAATTTATTGATAAGTCTGAAGATAATTACAATATCGCGATTAAGGACTTGGTATATCAGCCTGGAGAACATCTTTTCGAAATTGTAAACTGGGATACCATTACTAAATCTGGAGCGTTTTTAAAAACGATTAAAAAGCAAGTGGCGAGTTATGTTAAAAATGAATCGCTTCAAAAAATATTAGAATTTCCAGTGCTGTTTCTTGGTGCAAAACCGAGTAATACACCTTCTTTTTACAACTTTATGAATTACGCCGATTTTAAATTGGGAACCTGGCATCCCATGGGCGGTATGTACGAAGTGGTAAAAGGGATTGAGAAATTAGCATTGAGTTTGGGTGTGAAATTTAAAACGAATAGCAGTGTCACAGCTATTAATGTTGAAAATAAACGCGTACAAAGTGTATCGACCGCAGCAGAAGAATATCCTTGCGATGTGTTGTTAAGCGGAGCCGATTATCATCATACAGAAACACTATTGCCAGAAGCCTACAAACAGTATTCCGAATCGTATTGGGATAAAAAAACATTTGCACCCTCTGCCTTATTGTTTTTTGTTGGTTTCGATAAAAAATTAGATGATGTTACACATCATACCTTGTTTTTCGATACAGATTTCGTAACCCACGCAGAAACAATTTACGATACTAAAACATGGCCAGAAAAACCATTGTTTTATGCGAGTTTTCCAAGTAAAACAGATGCTACCGCAGCTCCAGAAGGTCAAGAGGCTGGAATTTTTTTAATGCCTATAGCACCAGACTTAGAAGATACACCCGAAATAAGAGAAAAGTATTTCGAAAAACTGATGTCTAGGTTAGAGCACACTGTAGGTATAGATGTAAAATCGCATATTTTATTTAAAGAATCGTATTGTGTAAACGACTTTAAAGACGATTATAATTCTTTTAAAGGCAATGCATATGGATTGGCAAATACACTGTTGCAAACCCATGTGCTGCGACCAAAATTAAAAAGTAAAAAAGTAGATAATTTATATTTCTGCGGACAATTAACTGTGCCTGGGCCGGGTGTTCCACCATCATTAATTTCGGGTAAAATTGTAAGCGAATTAATTTTAAAATATTCCTAA
- a CDS encoding fasciclin domain-containing protein codes for MKTNFKYLVAFFSLFLVFTSCDSDDDGDTIITEDRNIVEIAQDTPELSNLVAALILADTGTDSNLVGTLSGDGPFTVFAPTNQAFVDLLGQLDGFNSLSDFDSAEGKAMLTTILQYHVVAGAAVTSGQLTDNQEVATVQGENVMIDLSNGVRVEDATENPATVTTADIDASNGVIHIIDKILLPQEILDMLNEQTLVEIVVGNDDLSILEAAVIKTDLVDTLNSEGPFTVFAPTNDAFVALLDALGEDYNSLDDFDTADEIALLKNILLYHVIPAEVYASDLSESSVETAFAGNTISIVDSGSAFVIQDATGENSNIIAADVAASNGVAHVIDRVLLPN; via the coding sequence ATGAAAACAAATTTTAAATACCTAGTAGCATTTTTTAGTTTATTCTTGGTTTTTACTTCTTGCGATAGTGACGACGATGGAGATACTATTATCACGGAAGACCGTAATATTGTAGAAATTGCACAAGACACACCAGAACTTAGTAATTTAGTAGCTGCCCTAATTTTAGCAGATACTGGAACAGACAGTAATTTAGTAGGGACTTTAAGTGGTGATGGGCCATTTACTGTATTCGCACCAACCAATCAAGCATTTGTAGATCTGCTAGGACAATTAGACGGATTTAATAGTTTATCAGATTTCGATTCAGCAGAAGGGAAAGCCATGTTAACTACTATATTACAATACCACGTAGTTGCAGGCGCTGCAGTAACCTCAGGTCAGCTTACAGACAATCAAGAAGTAGCTACAGTACAAGGGGAAAATGTAATGATTGATTTATCTAATGGTGTACGTGTTGAAGATGCTACAGAAAATCCTGCAACAGTAACTACTGCAGATATTGATGCCTCAAATGGAGTGATTCATATTATAGACAAAATCTTATTACCTCAAGAAATTTTAGACATGCTAAACGAGCAAACTCTAGTAGAAATTGTTGTTGGTAACGATGATTTATCAATTTTAGAAGCGGCAGTTATTAAAACAGATTTAGTAGACACTTTAAATAGTGAAGGTCCATTTACTGTATTTGCTCCAACTAACGATGCGTTTGTTGCTTTATTAGATGCCTTGGGTGAAGACTATAATAGTTTAGACGATTTTGATACTGCAGATGAAATTGCATTGTTAAAAAACATTTTACTATATCACGTAATTCCAGCAGAAGTATATGCTTCAGATTTATCTGAATCTTCAGTAGAAACAGCATTTGCAGGTAACACTATTAGCATCGTAGATTCAGGAAGTGCTTTTGTTATTCAGGACGCAACAGGCGAAAACTCAAATATTATTGCCGCAGATGTTGCAGCTAGTAATGGTGTTGCTCACGTAATAGATCGTGTGCTTTTACCAAATTAA